The following are encoded together in the Strongyloides ratti genome assembly S_ratti_ED321, chromosome : 2 genome:
- a CDS encoding Armadillo-type fold domain and Telomere length regulation protein, conserved domain-containing protein, with protein MESLLKETEEIKSRQKLIDILKRSQKILPDASPFSVTLFYTELIINSFVPSVRSFLTSNEIDNLLYPTFLLRPKEAIEVISLTLGNFTEETHNTYFKFENIAQILRLTIDSEKNLFNIFQGISNDSEVKLFIDILLNIRIKICNLRGIFKKHGIINELLNDLEICYGNVPFILLKTNMSHFILYFCYKISQFNENLCYNIVKKLFEHTEVNDIFKNYRVLHSKQYQYLFIVLLKSSFTVSELISIYKNKNIGIREAASSIVTELMMDISNSNGVKIFNKFVFVISECLSSQEYLDIVKSILEKFENQLDMPDFVSVAQLLNIAAALKIMIRKVNDSEKEDLKEHIQKFIMCSWNSMLSADESRKQITFHFIAWFIEEIKYHEDKYKNIKDWEDENLVKSWELLFLEKIFDNVDVNEQETSNTIENTTIEIKNFSIDDSSTCLDSDDDDLPSFLKTSNKKSYKKDLDSDDETEEIYKEFHYISDCINEISDTEDRLTFIGGVQCLDSLLKKKALGYKDFAPIILKMFLHIQNKFYFEDFEKYRESILVSVLTFNPHLIIPFIKSFVNEVTSSFERLLSLDVLNLTASKLKKVNPKVFHQKISEIISTLLCVFYGNSLIMNDLEGNQSIITKILLTIGDLVIIAENTPQIVSIVSKVFRILKIIRTYNKQTFNTPCISVYIAITKSCNSSVLKDSLEGELKEVLMWVTNMISNVNSLMNDEKFMSSEDKFTQRDYAYHLIKNIQSILNNK; from the exons ATGGAATCATTGTTAAAGGAAACTGAAGAAATTAAATCAAGACAAAAGTTAATTGATATTTTGAAAAGATCACAGAAAATATTACCAGATGCTTCACCATTTTCTGTTACTCTTTTTTATACagaattaattataaattcatTTGTTCCATCAGTTAGGTCATTTCTAACCTCTAATGAAATTGACAATCTTTTATACCCTACATTTTTACTTCGCCCAAAGGAGGCCATCGAAGTTATCTCTCTTACATTGGGAAATTTTACTGAAGAAACACataatacttattttaaatttgaaaatattgcACAAATTTTGAGATTAACAATTGAttcagaaaaaaatttatttaatatatttcaagGTATTTCAAATGATTCAgaagttaaattatttattgatattttattaaatattcgTATCAAAATATGTAATTTAAGAGGTATCTTCAAAAAACATGGTATaattaatgaattattaaatgatttgGAAATTTGTTATGGAAATGTTccatttattttgttaaaaacaaatatgtctcattttattttatatttttgttataaaattagtCAATTCAATGAAAACTTATGTTATAATAttgtcaaaaaattatttgaacaTACGGAAGTGAAtgatatctttaaaaattatcgtGTACTACACAGTAAACAATaccaatatttatttattgttttattaaaatcttcTTTTACTGTATCAGAATTGATAtctatatacaaaaataagaatattGGAATAAGGGAAGCTGCATCGTCAATAGTCACAGAATTAATGATGGATATTTCTAATTCAAATGGagtcaaaatttttaataaatttgtttttgtaATATCTGAATGTTTATCTTCACAGGAATATTTAGATATAGTAAAGtctattttagaaaaatttgaaaatcaATTAGATATGCCAGATTTTGTGAGTGTTGCACAGTTATTAAATATTGCAGCtgctttaaaaattatgataagaaaagtTAATGATAGTGAAAAAGAAGATCTTAAGGAacatattcaaaaatttattatgtgCAGTTGGAATTCGATGCTTAGTGCAGATGAAAGTAGAAAACAAATTACATTTCATTTTATTGCATGGTTTATtgaagaaattaaatatcATGAAGATAAGTACAAGAATATCAAAGATTGGGAAGATGAAAATTTAGTCAAAAGTTGGGAATTGCTATTTCTTGAAAAAATCTTTGATAATGTTGATGTTAATGAACAGGAGACATCTAATACTATAGAGAACACAACAATTgagattaaaaattttagtattgATGATTCATCAACATGTCTTGATAGTGACGATGATGATTTGccttcatttttaaaaacatcaaATAAGAAATCATATAAAAAGGATTTAGATAGTGATGATGAAACAGAAGAAATTTACAAAgaatttcattatatttcTGATTGTATAAATGAAATTTCTGACACAGAAGATCGGTTAACATTTATTGGAGGAGTACAATGTTTAGATTCACTACTTAAGAAAAAAGCTTTAGGATATAAAGATTTTGCaccaataatattaaaaatgtttcttcatatacaaaataaattttattttgaagatTTCGAG aaATATCGTGAAAGTATTCTTGTTTCTGTATTAACTTTTAATCCACACTTAATAATTccatttataaaatcatttgTAAATGAAGTAACGTCATCTTTTGAAAGATTACTATCTCTggatgttttaaatttaacagcttcaaaattaaaaaaagttaatccAAAAGTTTTTCACCAAAAGATAAGTGAAATTATTTCTACTTTACTTTGTGTTTTTTATGGAAACTCTTTGATAATGAATGACTTGGAAGGCAATCAATctataattacaaaaattttactaacAATTGGTGATTTAGTAATTATAGCGGAAAATACACCACAAATTGTATCAATTGTCTCGAAAGTCTtcagaatattaaaaataatacgtACTTACAATAAGCAAACATTTAATACACCTTGTATATCAGTATACATTGCAATAACTAAATCATGTAATTCTTCTGTTCTAAAAGATTCATTAGAGGGAGAGTTAAAAGAAGTACTGATGTGGGTCACTAATATGATTAGTAATGTTAATTCTCTAATGaatgatgaaaaatttatgtcAAGTGAAGATAAATTTACCCAAAGAGATTATgcatatcatttaataaaaaatattcaatcaattttaaataacaaataa
- a CDS encoding Phosphatidylglycerophosphatase and protein-tyrosine phosphatase 1, whose amino-acid sequence MFSYIAFYPSLAFNIAKNYLQPGKWAWFNRIDDGLIVGALPFKSMVEDLKKENVGGVVCCTEPFELAVTYNSMDDEDWKKENIKFYHIPMTDFFGSTSRVNMLGALSFIEEVNNEGKSVYVHCKAGRTRSATIAMCYLIKKYNYMPNVALEYLRNKRPQVLLRNAHWRTVNEYRRYLDAQSKSPLKQ is encoded by the exons ATGTTTAGTTATATTGCATTTTATCCGTCATTAGCCTTTAATATTGCAAAAAACTACCTTCAACCAGGAAAATGGGCATGGTTTAATAGAATTGATGACGGTCTTATTGTTGGTGCTTTACCTTTCAAATCAATGGTAGAAGATTTAAAg AAAGAAAATGTAGGAGGAGTTGTGTGTTGTACAGAACCTTTTGAATTAGCTGTTACTTACAATTCAATGGATGATGAAGATtggaaaaaagaaaatattaaattttaccaCATTCCAATGACTGATTTTTTTGGATCAACTTCACGCGTCAATATGTTAGGTGCACTTTCATTTATAGAAGAAGTTAATAATGAAGGAAAAAGTGTATATGTTCATTGTAAGGCAGGAAGAACACGTAGTGCAACAATTGCTATGTGttatcttataaaaaaatataattatatgcCAAATGTAGCTTTAGAATATTTAAGAAACAAACGTCCACAAGTATTATTACGTAATGCTCATTGGAGAACTGTTAATGAATATAGAAGATATTTAGATGCTCAATCTAAAAGTcctttaaaacaataa
- a CDS encoding Myosin heavy chain 95F yields the protein MADSIDFLFSNSQLAFIPDSKEGFILAEILPCLENELVKLKVCDTNEERECHLDKILPADNEINIDYDDHCAMKFLNSGSLLHNSKNRFMKNKIYTYVANILISINPYKSISELYTSKTIHEYSGKSLGVMPPHIFAIAEKAYNEMRRYKLSQSIVVSGESGAGKTESQKQILRYICESWGISAGNIEQRILETNPILEAFGNAKTIRNNNSSRFGKFVEIHFDQNNHVTGGYVSHYLLEKSRIVLQSNEERNYHIFYQLLAGASDEWIKEFCLGSIGSYNYLKNGVQQFFTTSEDYEKIPNSSKSSKNFLSDAMINDYADYKKLISALHGIGFDDMKIKNIFQTIAGILHLGNIKFEENNEGNRGGCSVTLDSLESLSHGSRLLGIEEDTLKIELTARLMQATRGGVKGTAIMVQLKPNEACNARDALVKKIYGKLFDEIASSINKCMLFNDSKNFIGVLDIAGFEFFKRNCFEQFCINYSNEKLQQFFNDRILKQEQELYDKEGLEVEKIQFSDNLDCIQVLEGKGTGIIDLLNEEMRLPKPSYGHFTESILQRHCDNFRIEIPRKSSVKEHRNIKNDEGFIMRHFAGSVCYETKYFLEKNNDSLHMSLELILETSSNPILKLLFKSEQKSNNNQPQIKSSKLSSPSVSSKFKNQLDELLNKLKKTGTHFVRCLKPNSEMVSNKFDGQQILNQLSCSGMINVLELMQEGFPSRAVFQELYDSYKNLLPEKLKNLEPRIFAKCLFNVIGIKDNDYKFGLTKVFFRPGKFAEFDRLMRQDTDEMKYLVSKIQCFLNKSRWNCGIYSVIALNRLNKKIIHKRTYIIKVQAYVRGFLVRKNYKPILKLYSNTKKIENSLSSLYNLIEKLEGSKKEKWANKVEEFEKSIKEFINILITDDIKVLKSKVSFFDDLKKQFDTIIKEITDEITEIETRKEKEEEERRIKELERIKMEMEEKEKEKAEKEKELAIQKKREMKNIELEEERKLLEEEKQLRQRLQEIEQKHKKLSTETTLSTVSEQKKLDSIMTNAFTSSEKTELINNKKEQKSLSESVETMIDENADIEEIILNLHKLKYEILRNTINTSKNKKIVMACRAEFHRRLHQFQNWKNKNQTKIKNSTPSKYF from the exons ATGGCTGATTCGAttgattttcttttttctaataGTCAACTAGCATTTATTCCAGATTCAAAAGAAGGTTTTATATTAGCAGAAATACTTCCATGTCTTGAAAATGAActtgttaaattaaaagtttgtGATACAAATGAAGAAAGAGAATGTCATCTTGATAAGATTTTACCAGCAGATAATGAAATCAACATTGACTATGATGATCATTGTgcaatgaaatttttaaattcaggATCATTGTTACATAATTCAAAGAACAGATTCATGAAgaacaaaatttatacatatgtTGCAAACATATTAATTTCCATCAATCCATATAAATCAATTTCTGAATTGTATACTTCAAAAACTATTCATGAATATTCTGGAAAAAGTTTAGGTGTAATGCCACCACATATATTTGCAATTGCAGAAAAAGCATATAATGAAATGCGTCGTTATAAGTTAAGTCAGTCTATAGTTGTTTCTGGTGAATCAGGTGCAGGTAAAACAGAATCACAGAAACAAATTTTGCGTTACATATGCGAGAGTTGGGGAATATCAGCAGGAAACATTGAACAAAGGATATTAGAGACTAATCCTATTTTAGAAGCTTTTGGAAATGCTAAAACGATAAGAAACAATAATAGTTCTCGGTTTGGAAAATTCGTTGAAATACATTTTGATCAAAACAATCATGTTACTGGAGGATATGTTTCtcattatttattagaaaaatctAGAATTGTATTACAATCAAATGAAGAAAGAAATtaccatattttttatcaattattagCTGGTGCTTCAGATGAATGgataaaagaattttgtCTTGGAAGCATTGGAAGTTataattatcttaaaaatggagttcaacaattttttacTACTTCAGAggattatgaaaaaattccTAATTCAAGTAAATcatcaaaaaatttcttatcaGATGCCATGATAAATGATTATGCTGACTACAAAAAACTTATTTCAGCGCTACATGGGATTGGTTTTGAtgatatgaaaataaaaaacatttttcaaaCAATTGCTGGTATTCTTCATCTTGGtaacataaaatttgaagaaaataatgaagGAAATAGAGGAGGTTGTTCTGTGACTCTTGATTCTTTAGAATCACTTTCTCATGGATCTAGATTACTTGGAATTGAAGAAGATACACTTAAAATTGAATTAACAGCAAGATTAATGCAAGCAACAAGAGGTGGGGTTAAAGGAACAGCAATAATGGTTCAATTAAAACCAAATGAAGCATGTAATGCAAGAGATgcattagttaaaaaaatctatggaaaattatttgatgaaattgctagttcaattaataaatgtatgCTTTTTAATGATAGCAAAAATTTCATTGGTGTTTTGGATATTGCAGGATTTG aatttttcaaaagaaaTTGCTTTGAacaattttgtataaattattcaaatgaaaaattacaacaatttttcaatgatagaatattaaaacaagaacaagaattatatgataaagaAGGACTTGAAGTTgaaaaaattcaattttcTGATAATTTAGATTGTATACAAGTTCTTGAAGGTAAAGGAACAGGTATTATTGATTTGCTTAATGAAGAGATGAGACTTCCCAAACCATCATATGGACATTTCACTGAATCTATTTTACAAAGACATTGTGATAATTTTAGAATTGAAATTCCAAGAAAATCATCCGTCAAAGAAcatagaaatattaaaaatgatgaagGTTTTATAATGAGACATTTTGCCGGTAGTGTTTGTTATGAgacaaaatatttcttagAAAAGAATAATGATAGTCTTCATATGTCATTAGAATTAATATTAGAAACAAGTAGTAATCCTATTCTCAAGTTGTTGTTTAAATCAGAacaaaaatcaaataataatcaaCCTCAAATAAAGTCTTCTAAACTTTCTTCACCATCAGTAAgtagtaaatttaaaaatcaattagatgaattacttaataaacttaaaaaaacaGGAACTCATTTTGTTAGATGTCTTAAACCAAATTCAGAAATGGtttctaataaatttgatggtcaacaaatattaaatcaaCTTAGTTGTAGTGGTATGATAAATGTTCTTGAATTGATGCAAGAAGGATTTCCTTCAAGAGCTGTATTTCAAGAACTATATgatagttataaaaatttgttaccagaaaaattgaaaaatttagaaCCAAGAATATTTGCTAAATGTCTTTTCAATGTTATCGGAATCAAGGATAATGATTATAAATTTGGACTGACAAAAGTTTTCTTTAGACCTGGAAAATTTGCTGAATTTGATAGACTTATGCGTCAAGATACAGAtgaaatgaaatatttagtTAGTAAAATACAAtgttttcttaataaatCTCGTTGGAATTGTGGAATTTATTCTGTTATTGCTCTTAAcagattaaataaaaaaataattcataaaagaacatatattataaaagttcaAGCTTATGTAAGAGGATTTTtagtaagaaaaaattacaaacctatcttaaaattatactCAAATACAAAAAAGATTGAAAATAGTTTATCAAGTTTATATAACTTGATTGAAAAACTTGAAGGttctaaaaaagaaaaatgggCAAATAAAGTTGAAGAATTTGAGAAATCAATCAAAGaattcataaatatattaattacagatgatataaaagtattaaaaagtaaagtaTCCTTTTttgatgatttaaaaaaacaatttgatACTATTATCAAAGAGATAACAGATGAAATTACAGAAATAGAAAcaagaaaagaaaaagagGAAGAAGAAAGACGTATCAAAGAATTAGAGAGAATAAAAATGGAAATGGAAGAGAAAGAGAAAGAGAAAGCTGAAAAGGAAAAAGAATTAGCTATACAAAAAAAACgtgaaatgaaaaatatagaaTTAGAGGAAGAACGTAAATTACTTGAGGAAGAAAAACAACTTCGTCAACGTCTACAAGAAATAGAACAAAAGCACAAGAAATTATCAACAGAAACTACTTTGTCGACAGTCTCAGAACAGAAGAAATTAGATTCAATTATGACAAATGCCTTTACTTCTTCTGAAAAAAcagaattaattaataataaaaaggaaCAAAAATCTTTATCTGAATCCGTAGAAACAATGATTGATGAAAATGCTGATAttgaagaaattattttaaatcttcATAAGCTTAAATATGAAATACTTAGAAACACAATCAACacttcaaaaaataaaaaaattgtaatggCATGTCGTGCAGAATTTCATCGCCGTCTTCATCAATTCCAAAAttggaaaaataaaaatcagacgaagataaaaaattccACAccttctaaatatttttaa
- a CDS encoding Isocitrate dehydrogenase [NAD] subunit alpha, mitochondrial, translated as MLKKALLNSTYVSKALTGRASFCSAAQEKRRVTLIPGDGIGPEISAAVQQIFEAAKTPIEWDPVDVTPVKGPDGIFRIPARCIELMHVNKVGLKGPLETPIGKGHRSLNLAVRKEFNLYANVRPCRSLAGHKTLYDNVDVVTIRENTEGEYSGIEHEIVDGVVQSIKLITEDASRRVARYAFEYARDNGRKAVTAVHKANIMRMSDGLFLKMCREQAAQFPEIEFKEAYLDTVCLNMVQDPGQYDVLVMPNLYGDILSDLCAGLIGGLGVTPSGNIGEGAAVFESVHGTAPDIAGQDKANPTALLLSSVMMLRYMNLGTYADKIEKACFDAIAEGNAKTRDLGGNGTCSSFTADICARIRNMD; from the coding sequence atgttaaaaaaggCCTTGTTAAATTCTACCTATGTTTCAAAAGCCTTAACTGGTCGTGCTAGTTTTTGTAGTGCAGCTCAGGAAAAACGTCGTGTCACATTGATCCCTGGAGATGGTATTGGTCCAGAAATTTCTGCAGCAGTTCAACAAATTTTTGAAGCAGCAAAAACACCAATTGAATGGGATCCAGTAGATGTAACTCCTGTAAAAGGACCAGATGGTATATTCCGAATACCTGCACGTTGTATTGAATTAATGCATGTAAATAAAGTTGGACTTAAAGGACCTCTTGAAACACCTATTGGTAAAGGTCATAGATCATTAAATTTAGCAGTAAGAAAAGAATTTAATCTTTATGCTAATGTTCGTCCATGTCGTTCTCTAGCTGGACATAAAACATTGTATGACAATGTAGATGTTGTTACTATTCGTGAAAACACTGAAGGTGAATATTCTGGTATAGAACATGAAATTGTTGATGGTGTTGTTCAATCAATTAAACTTATCACTGAAGATGCTTCAAGACGTGTTGCTAGATATGCTTTTGAATATGCTCGTGATAATGGTAGAAAAGCTGTAACAGCTGTACATAAAGCTAATATAATGAGAATGTCAGATggattatttttgaaaatgtgTCGTGAACAAGCTGCGCAATTTCCAGAAATTGAATTTAAAGAAGCATATCTTGATACTGTCTGTCTCAATATGGTTCAAGATCCAGGTCAATATGATGTTCTTGTAATGCCTAATTTGTATGGAGATATTCTTTCTGATCTTTGTGCTGGTCTTATTGGTGGTCTTGGTGTCACACCATCAGGAAATATTGGAGAAGGAGCTGCAGTTTTTGAATCAGTTCACGGAACTGCACCCGATATTGCTGGTCAAGACAAAGCTAATCCAACAGCTCTTTTACTTTCATCAGTTATGATGTTACGTTATATGAATCTCGGAACTTATGCagataaaattgaaaaagcATGTTTTGATGCAATTGCTGAAGGAAATGCTAAAACTCGTGATTTAGGAGGCAACGGAACATGTTCTTCTTTCACTGCTGATATTTGTGCTCGTATTCGTAATATGGActaa